One genomic region from Vitis riparia cultivar Riparia Gloire de Montpellier isolate 1030 unplaced genomic scaffold, EGFV_Vit.rip_1.0 scaffold647_pilon_pilon, whole genome shotgun sequence encodes:
- the LOC117910204 gene encoding 30S ribosomal protein S7, chloroplastic has product MSRRGTAEEKTAKSDPIYRNRLVNMLVNRILKHGKKSLAYQIIYRSVKKIQQKTETNPLSVLRQAIRGVTPDIAVKARRVGGSTHQVPIEIGSTQGKALAIRWLLGASRKRPGRNMAFKLSSELVDAAKGSGDAIRKKEETHRMAEANRAFAHFR; this is encoded by the coding sequence ATGTCACGTCGAGGTACTGCAGAAGAAAAAACTGCAAAATCCGATCCAATTTATCGTAATCGATTAGTTAACATGTTGGTTAACCGTATTCTGAAACACGGAAAAAAATCATTGGCTTATCAAATTATCTATCGATCCGTGAAAAAGATTCAACAAAAGACAGAAACAAATCCACTATCTGTTTTACGTCAAGCAATACGTGGAGTAACTCCCGATATAGCAGTAAAAGCAAGACGTGTAGGCGGATCGACTCATCAAGTTCCCATTGAAATAGGATCCACACAAGGAAAAGCACTTGCCATTCGTTGGTTATTAGGGGCATCCCGAAAACGTCCGGGTCGAAATATGGCTTTCAAATTAAGTTCCGAATTAGTGGATGCTGCCAAAGGGAGTGGCGATGCCATACGCAAAAAGGAAGAGACTCATAGAATGGCAGAGGCAAATAGAGCTTTTGCACATTTTCGTTAA